From a region of the Archangium lipolyticum genome:
- a CDS encoding class II glutamine amidotransferase, with amino-acid sequence MSVALAVLTSDPNLMRCELHRLEGQVALQGEGRSNAAGIGAYAQDDVLLRRFPGDANLSLDSLAPRHESEVLLFHARRLPVGLSLEENTQPFRSRRWLFAHQGSIQDFPSIRAGLLARVPDFLQRQIRGETDSEVAFALFLERLWATGHADDPRLGAEVAGRLLADTAQALAKASVKAGAARVSTVNLLATNGYILAATRVGAQPLFYTRLEGTDRCEVCGITPSSPETQPGVVAHRRRRSVVVATHLTRPAGWVELAEGTTLVVGSDLQVRHLTP; translated from the coding sequence ATGTCCGTCGCCCTGGCCGTCTTGACGTCCGACCCGAACTTGATGCGGTGCGAGCTGCATCGGCTGGAAGGGCAGGTGGCTCTCCAGGGGGAGGGACGCTCGAATGCCGCGGGCATTGGAGCCTACGCCCAGGACGACGTCCTGTTGAGGCGCTTCCCCGGGGACGCGAACCTGAGCCTGGATTCGCTCGCGCCCCGGCATGAGTCCGAGGTGCTGCTCTTCCACGCGCGGCGCCTGCCCGTGGGGCTCTCCCTGGAGGAGAACACGCAGCCCTTCCGCTCGCGGCGCTGGCTGTTCGCCCACCAGGGCAGCATCCAGGACTTCCCCAGCATCCGCGCGGGGCTGCTGGCCCGCGTGCCGGACTTCCTCCAGCGGCAGATCCGTGGAGAGACGGACAGCGAGGTGGCCTTCGCGCTCTTCCTCGAGCGGCTGTGGGCCACGGGGCACGCGGATGACCCGAGGTTGGGTGCCGAGGTAGCGGGCCGGCTGCTGGCGGACACGGCCCAGGCGCTGGCGAAGGCCTCGGTGAAGGCGGGGGCCGCGCGCGTCTCCACGGTGAATCTGCTGGCCACCAACGGCTACATCCTGGCGGCCACCCGGGTGGGCGCCCAGCCGCTGTTCTACACGCGCCTGGAGGGGACGGACCGCTGCGAGGTGTGCGGCATCACGCCCAGCTCGCCCGAGACGCAGCCCGGGGTGGTGGCGCACCGGCGCAGGCGCTCGGTGGTGGTGGCCACGCACCTGACCCGCCCGGCGGGTTGGGTGGAGCTGGCCGAGGGCACCACGCTGGTGGTGGGCTCGGACCTCCAGGTGCGGCACCTCACGCCGTAG